A window from Salarias fasciatus chromosome 11, fSalaFa1.1, whole genome shotgun sequence encodes these proteins:
- the lsr gene encoding lipolysis-stimulated lipoprotein receptor isoform X2, producing the protein MFWTLFVVGLMATESALAISVQCPTKKYVVILFQPVTLTCNYQTTATQPPVVTWRYKSYCRDPIQAALNPSSAENILAQNNPNFDPNIECADSQRTVRIVASKQSNAVTLGAEYQGRKISILNNADLNIAQTAWGDSGVYVCSVISSQDLSGNGEDYTELIVLDWLLVVLVVLGFLLLLLLIGICWCQCCPHTCCCYISCPCCPDRCCCPRALYEAGKAVKKGLPNQYAPTLYAPSMFAQPAYGGSLANQPAMPLLPMPNGPPPPQNGYSRDYDGTSSVGQGSQVPLLHDQDGGDPTRSGYRIQVDPNGNATRAIYYMERELANLDPSRPANYNRLDNVSEVTSLHDGLDPRGRGGRSQPPPLATVYDRDEAMSTISSVSQQGRRGGGGYMGGHVRARSMDNLDDIGRRYRRDDRTPNRRPDEPRGRRGSDDGWSSSARSGYDSRYDDRRRRDYSPEDRRRGEGGAYGGLQGRRSRSRDDLMDLERDRRRGGASRGRDDYDDSFLREAMERKRMGEAQRARSRERLDSESDRSERGRGPRGPPPLPVSPPSGNLGRRDDYPPPLPPPYSDDGSVSSSKKSNLRKNGAVSRESLVV; encoded by the exons atgttttggaCTTTATTCGTCGTCGGATTAATGGCGACAG AGTCCGCCCTGGCCATCTCGGTCCAGTGTCCTACAAAGAAGTATGTCGTCATCCTGTTTCAGCCCGTCACCCTCACCTGTAATTACCAGACAACCGCTACTCAGCCTCCTGTCGTCACATGGAGATACAAATCTTACTGCCGTGACCCGATCCAGGCTGCGCTCAACCCCAGCAGCGCAGAGAACATCCTGGCTCAAAACAACCCCAACTTTGACCCCAACATCGAGTgtgcagacagtcagaggacagtgcGCATTGTTGCCTCCAAACAGTCGAATGCAGTCACACTTGGAGCGGAGTATCAGGGCCGCAAGATCAGCATCCTGAACA ATGCGGACCTAAATATTGCACAGACGGCTTGGGGAGACAGCGGTGTCTACGTCTGCTCTGTGATCTCCTCCCAAGATCTTTCAGGAAACGGTGAAGACTACACAGAGCTAATTGTTCTCG ACTGGCTCCTGGTTGTTCTGGTGGTCCTGGGcttcctgttgctgttgctCCTGATCGGGATCTGCTGGTGCCAGTGTTGTCCtcacacctgctgctgctacatCAGTTGTCCCTGCTGTCCAgaccgctgctgctgtcctcgAGCGT TGTATGAAGCAGGAAAGGCTGTGAAGAAAGGCCTGCCCAATCAATACGCTCCCACTCTCTACGCTCCCAGTATGTTTGCTCAGCCGGCGTACGGCGGCTCGCTTGCGAACCAGCCGGCCATGCCCCTGCTGCCTATGCCGAAcggacccccacccccccagaaTGGGTACAGCCGTGACTACGATGGCACCAGCTCAG tGGGACAGGGCTCCCAGGTGCCTCTGCTGCATGATCAAGATGGAGGAGACCCAA CTCGCAGCGGGTATCGTATCCAGGTGGACCCCAACGGAAATGCCACACGAGCTATTTACTACATGGAGAGGGAGCTGGCCAATTTGGATCCGTCCAGACCGGCAAACTACAACCGCT TGGACAATGTCAGCGAGGTCACCTCCCTCCACGACGGCCTGGACCCCCGAGGCCGCGGCGGCCGTTCTCAGCCGCCACCCCTGGCCACCGTCTACGACCGGGACGAAGCCATGAGCACCATCAGCAGCGTTTCCCAGCAAGGGCGCCGCGGCGGGGGCGGCTACATGGGGGGCCACGTGCGCGCCCGCTCCATGGACAACCTGGACGACATCGGACGCCGATACCGCCGAGACGACCGCACGCCAAACCGCCGCCCAGATGAGCCCAGAGGCCGGCGGGG ttcGGACGacgggtggagcagcagcgctCGCAGCGGCTACGACAGCCGCTACGACGACCGCAGACGCCGCGACTACTCCCCGGAGGATCGTcgcagaggagagggaggagcctACGGCGGCCTgcaagggcgccgcagccgcagccGCGACGATCTGATGGACCTGGAGAGGGACCGTCGGCGCGGCGGTGCCAGTCGGGGGAGGGACGACTACGACGACAGCTTCCTGCGGGAGGccatggagaggaagaggatgggCGAGGCGCAGAGGGCGCGCAGCCGAGAGCGACTGGACAGCGAGAGTGACCGCTCCGAACGGGGCAGGGGGCCACGAGGGCCACCGCCGCTTCCTGTCAGCCCACCGTCTGGAAACCTGGGTCGCCGTGACGACTACCCTCCTCCACTGCCACCTCCCTACAGCGATGACGGAAGCGTGTCGTCCTCAAAGAAAAGTAACCTTCGCAAG
- the lsr gene encoding lipolysis-stimulated lipoprotein receptor isoform X1 gives MFWTLFVVGLMATESALAISVQCPTKKYVVILFQPVTLTCNYQTTATQPPVVTWRYKSYCRDPIQAALNPSSAENILAQNNPNFDPNIECADSQRTVRIVASKQSNAVTLGAEYQGRKISILNNADLNIAQTAWGDSGVYVCSVISSQDLSGNGEDYTELIVLERKSNTTDLLPGIDLLVLEDWLLVVLVVLGFLLLLLLIGICWCQCCPHTCCCYISCPCCPDRCCCPRALYEAGKAVKKGLPNQYAPTLYAPSMFAQPAYGGSLANQPAMPLLPMPNGPPPPQNGYSRDYDGTSSVGQGSQVPLLHDQDGGDPTRSGYRIQVDPNGNATRAIYYMERELANLDPSRPANYNRLDNVSEVTSLHDGLDPRGRGGRSQPPPLATVYDRDEAMSTISSVSQQGRRGGGGYMGGHVRARSMDNLDDIGRRYRRDDRTPNRRPDEPRGRRGSDDGWSSSARSGYDSRYDDRRRRDYSPEDRRRGEGGAYGGLQGRRSRSRDDLMDLERDRRRGGASRGRDDYDDSFLREAMERKRMGEAQRARSRERLDSESDRSERGRGPRGPPPLPVSPPSGNLGRRDDYPPPLPPPYSDDGSVSSSKKSNLRKNGAVSRESLVV, from the exons atgttttggaCTTTATTCGTCGTCGGATTAATGGCGACAG AGTCCGCCCTGGCCATCTCGGTCCAGTGTCCTACAAAGAAGTATGTCGTCATCCTGTTTCAGCCCGTCACCCTCACCTGTAATTACCAGACAACCGCTACTCAGCCTCCTGTCGTCACATGGAGATACAAATCTTACTGCCGTGACCCGATCCAGGCTGCGCTCAACCCCAGCAGCGCAGAGAACATCCTGGCTCAAAACAACCCCAACTTTGACCCCAACATCGAGTgtgcagacagtcagaggacagtgcGCATTGTTGCCTCCAAACAGTCGAATGCAGTCACACTTGGAGCGGAGTATCAGGGCCGCAAGATCAGCATCCTGAACA ATGCGGACCTAAATATTGCACAGACGGCTTGGGGAGACAGCGGTGTCTACGTCTGCTCTGTGATCTCCTCCCAAGATCTTTCAGGAAACGGTGAAGACTACACAGAGCTAATTGTTCTCG AGAGAAAGTCAAATACTACTGACCTCCTGCCTGGCATTGACTTACTGGTATTGGAAG ACTGGCTCCTGGTTGTTCTGGTGGTCCTGGGcttcctgttgctgttgctCCTGATCGGGATCTGCTGGTGCCAGTGTTGTCCtcacacctgctgctgctacatCAGTTGTCCCTGCTGTCCAgaccgctgctgctgtcctcgAGCGT TGTATGAAGCAGGAAAGGCTGTGAAGAAAGGCCTGCCCAATCAATACGCTCCCACTCTCTACGCTCCCAGTATGTTTGCTCAGCCGGCGTACGGCGGCTCGCTTGCGAACCAGCCGGCCATGCCCCTGCTGCCTATGCCGAAcggacccccacccccccagaaTGGGTACAGCCGTGACTACGATGGCACCAGCTCAG tGGGACAGGGCTCCCAGGTGCCTCTGCTGCATGATCAAGATGGAGGAGACCCAA CTCGCAGCGGGTATCGTATCCAGGTGGACCCCAACGGAAATGCCACACGAGCTATTTACTACATGGAGAGGGAGCTGGCCAATTTGGATCCGTCCAGACCGGCAAACTACAACCGCT TGGACAATGTCAGCGAGGTCACCTCCCTCCACGACGGCCTGGACCCCCGAGGCCGCGGCGGCCGTTCTCAGCCGCCACCCCTGGCCACCGTCTACGACCGGGACGAAGCCATGAGCACCATCAGCAGCGTTTCCCAGCAAGGGCGCCGCGGCGGGGGCGGCTACATGGGGGGCCACGTGCGCGCCCGCTCCATGGACAACCTGGACGACATCGGACGCCGATACCGCCGAGACGACCGCACGCCAAACCGCCGCCCAGATGAGCCCAGAGGCCGGCGGGG ttcGGACGacgggtggagcagcagcgctCGCAGCGGCTACGACAGCCGCTACGACGACCGCAGACGCCGCGACTACTCCCCGGAGGATCGTcgcagaggagagggaggagcctACGGCGGCCTgcaagggcgccgcagccgcagccGCGACGATCTGATGGACCTGGAGAGGGACCGTCGGCGCGGCGGTGCCAGTCGGGGGAGGGACGACTACGACGACAGCTTCCTGCGGGAGGccatggagaggaagaggatgggCGAGGCGCAGAGGGCGCGCAGCCGAGAGCGACTGGACAGCGAGAGTGACCGCTCCGAACGGGGCAGGGGGCCACGAGGGCCACCGCCGCTTCCTGTCAGCCCACCGTCTGGAAACCTGGGTCGCCGTGACGACTACCCTCCTCCACTGCCACCTCCCTACAGCGATGACGGAAGCGTGTCGTCCTCAAAGAAAAGTAACCTTCGCAAG